Proteins encoded by one window of Spirochaetota bacterium:
- a CDS encoding CinA family nicotinamide mononucleotide deamidase-related protein codes for MPSAEIIAIGIELLLGEIVDTNSSYIARNLRDIGVDVFRTSTVGDNPERIAIMLRESMARADIIITTGGLGPTVDDPTRDAIALAFGVKTVYVPELWDQICARFKRFGRVPTVNNKRQAFIPDGAEAVENPVGTAPSFIMHVLGGARVISLPGVPSEMEYLIQNAVLPYVKRTFSLSGIIKARVLHTSGAGESIIDDMIGDLESLANPTVGLAAKSGQVDVRITAKASSEAEADTLIAGVEREVRRVLEEFIYGVDDDTLARVAIRTLAESGKTLSIVEGGLGGALMREFADAPSVFLGGEMLSERPSAEALAVMTADLRKKRSASVGLGVTLHAGAQKQEIFIALSAETGTSNYTRPYGGPPKNAPVWAVNHALNLLRALP; via the coding sequence ATGCCTTCTGCAGAGATAATAGCCATCGGCATCGAACTGCTTCTCGGCGAGATAGTCGATACGAATTCGTCGTATATCGCCCGCAATCTACGCGATATCGGCGTTGATGTGTTCCGCACCTCGACGGTCGGCGATAATCCTGAGCGTATCGCCATTATGCTCCGCGAGTCCATGGCGCGTGCGGATATCATCATCACTACCGGCGGTCTCGGTCCCACCGTGGACGATCCCACGCGTGATGCGATAGCGCTTGCTTTTGGCGTCAAGACCGTGTATGTACCCGAGCTTTGGGATCAGATCTGCGCGCGGTTCAAACGTTTCGGCCGCGTACCGACGGTGAACAACAAACGACAGGCATTCATCCCCGATGGCGCCGAGGCCGTTGAGAACCCCGTGGGTACGGCGCCTTCGTTCATCATGCACGTGCTGGGCGGCGCGCGTGTCATATCGCTCCCGGGTGTGCCGAGCGAGATGGAATATCTCATACAGAACGCCGTTCTTCCGTATGTGAAAAGAACGTTCTCGCTTTCAGGCATCATCAAGGCGAGAGTGCTTCATACATCCGGTGCGGGTGAATCCATCATTGATGATATGATAGGCGATCTCGAGTCGCTTGCGAACCCGACCGTCGGTCTTGCCGCGAAGAGCGGGCAGGTCGATGTACGCATCACCGCGAAGGCATCGTCCGAAGCAGAGGCGGACACGCTCATAGCCGGTGTCGAGCGCGAGGTGCGGCGTGTGCTGGAAGAGTTCATCTATGGTGTCGACGATGATACGCTCGCCCGTGTCGCGATACGGACACTCGCCGAAAGCGGGAAGACGCTCTCCATCGTCGAAGGCGGTCTCGGCGGTGCATTGATGCGCGAATTCGCTGATGCGCCCTCGGTATTCCTCGGGGGAGAGATGCTGTCGGAACGACCATCTGCGGAAGCGCTCGCAGTCATGACGGCGGATCTGCGGAAGAAACGTTCAGCGTCCGTCGGTCTCGGAGTGACGCTGCATGCGGGAGCGCAGAAGCAGGAGATATTCATCGCGCTATCCGCCGAAACCGGAACATCGAACTATACGCGGCCGTACGGCGGCCCGCCGAAGAACGCGCCGGTCTGGGCGGTCAATCATGCGCTGAACCTTCTGCGCGCGTTACCGTGA